In a single window of the Cervus elaphus chromosome 1, mCerEla1.1, whole genome shotgun sequence genome:
- the LOC122702963 gene encoding olfactory receptor 5D18-like, giving the protein MGSVPGPGRVHAAGQQGLSPLSLHSRAAAAEFCLPQRAIVKDERNQSAGITFVLSGFSEYPQLQMPLFLVFFAVYTVSVVGNLGMIVIIRINPKLHTPMYFFLSHLSFLDFCYSSITTPKLLEILVVDVRTISYVGCMMQFFLGCTLVITEMSMLAVMAYDRFVAVCNPLLYTVAMSPKLCSLLVAGTYTWGGMCSLTITCSLLELSFCGSNVIHHFGCEYSAIISASCSDSHVSQMTCFIISTLNEVCSLLIILASYVFIIVTIIRMPSAGGLRKAFSTCASHLTAITIFHGVILLLYCVPNSRSSRLFTKVATVLYTVVIPMLNPLIYSLRNNDVKETIRKLVNTKMFSHPM; this is encoded by the coding sequence GGGCCATAGTGAAGGATGAGAGAAATCAGAGTGCTGGAATCACCTTCGTCCTCTCGGGCTTCTCAGAATACCCACAGCTCCAGATGCCCCTCTTCTTGGTCTTCTTCGCCGTCTATACAGTCTCTGTGGTGGGGAACCTGGGTATGATTGTGATCATCAGAATCAATCCCAAActtcacacccccatgtacttctttctcagccacctctcctttcttgatttttgtTACTCTTCTATAACCACACCCAAATTATTAGAGATCTTGGTTGTGGACGTAAGGACCATCTCCTACGTGGGTTGCATGATGCAATTCTTCCTTGGTTGCACACTTGTGATTACGGAAATGTCCATGCTagcagtgatggcctatgaccggttTGTGGCTGTTTGTAACCCCCTGCTCTACACAGTTGCTATGTCTCCTAAGCTCTGCAGCCTCCTGGTTGCTGGAACCTACACGTGGGGTGGAATGTGTTCCTTGACAATCACATGTTCTCTTTTGGAGCTGTCCTTCTGCGGTTCTAATGTCATACATCACTTTGGCTGTGAGTATTCTGCTATCATCTCTGCCTCCTGCTCTGACTCTCACGTCAGTCAGATGACATGTTTTATCATTTCTACTCTCAATGAGGTGTGTAGCCTCCTGATTATCCTTGCCTCCTATGTTTTCATAATTGTCACAATCATCAGGATGCCTTCAGCCGGTGGACTCCGaaaagccttctccacctgtgcctCCCACCTGACCGCCATCACCATTTTCCACGGGGTCATCCTTCTTCTCTACTGTGTACCCAACTCCAGAAGCTCACGGCTCTTCACCAAAGTCGCCACTGTGCTTTACACAGTAGTGATCCCCATGCTAAATCCCCTTATCTACAGCCTTAGAAATAATGATGTGAAGGAGACCATTAGAAAATTAGTCAACACCAAAATGTTTTCTCACCCAATGTAA